Proteins co-encoded in one Uloborus diversus isolate 005 chromosome 9, Udiv.v.3.1, whole genome shotgun sequence genomic window:
- the LOC129230281 gene encoding LOW QUALITY PROTEIN: tigger transposable element-derived protein 6-like (The sequence of the model RefSeq protein was modified relative to this genomic sequence to represent the inferred CDS: deleted 2 bases in 2 codons), whose translation QDKLNVISDIDDGMKQVDAAKKYGLSQSTVAKFLKKRKHIEDAMRSNSVNPKRKRLKVATNENIDAAILKWFQEMRATNVPINGPLLYAQARKYAAMLGNETFKASNGWIMRFRDRHGITFQEIHGEKKSAPMNEANAWRQEKMKDILQKYAPEDIHNADEAELFFNSSLIEHWRLRAKSVTAERNQNKDRLFFCVPIVQEHIKFNLLLSANL comes from the exons CAAGATAAACTCAATGTCATCAGCGATATTGATGATGGAATGAAGCAGGTTGATGCAGCTAAGAAATATGGATTATCTCAATCTACAGTTGCAAAGTTCCTCAAGAAGAGGAAACATATTGAAGATGCTATGAGATCAAATTCAGTTAATCCCAAGCGAAAACGACTAAAAGTT GCGACTAATGAAAACATTGATGCTGCCATCCTGAAGTGGTTTCAAGAGATGAGGGCAACAAATGTCCCAATAAATGGACCTTTGTTATATGCACAAGCACGGAAATATGCAGCAATGCTAGGGAACGAAACTTTTAAAGCTAGCAATGGTTGGATAATGCGTTTTCGGGATCGCCACGGAATCACTTTCCAGGAAATCCACGGAGAGAAAAAATCTGCTCCGATGAATGAGGCAAATGCCTGGAGACAAGAGAAGATGAAAGATATTCTTCAAAAGTATGCACCAGAAGACATTCATAACGCTGATGAAGCTGAGCTG TTTTTCAACTCCTCCCTGATAGAACATTGGCGCTTAAGGGCGAAAAGTGTCACGGCGGaaagaaatcaaaacaaagatCGACTGTTCTTCTGTGTGCCTATAGTACAGGAACACATAAAATTCAACCTCTTGTTATCGGCAAATCTTTGA